One region of Camelus bactrianus isolate YW-2024 breed Bactrian camel chromosome 22, ASM4877302v1, whole genome shotgun sequence genomic DNA includes:
- the ICAM4 gene encoding intercellular adhesion molecule 4 has translation MGSLLPLFLLLLLAASYQPTGSRRRRWGTRTQGTGGRSPAPSETSAPFWVRISPEFKAVPPGGSLWLNCSSSCPLPEGFSLRTVLPRGETLSGPHWVSYQLLDVRAWSSDVQCFVTCAGETREATARITAYKQPRSVILEPPVLVRDEYTLRCHVTHVFPVGFLVVTLRRGGQVIYSESLEHYTSVDLANVTMTHTLHARPSDFGQPVTCHAHLNLDGLVVLSSSAPMMLTAFAWSPASKALASTSIAVFVVIHLVVGALYLRKCLLMQSRA, from the exons ATGGGGTCTCTGCTCCCCCTCTTTCTGCTGCTTTTGCTGGCAGCCTCCTACCAGCCAACTGGGAGCAGGCGGAGGCGCTGGGGTACCCGGACGCAGGGAACGGGAGGTAGATCTCCCGCACCCTCGGAGACCTCAGCACCGTTCTGGGTGCGCATAAGCCCCGAGTTCAAGGCCGTGCCGCCGGGGGGCTCACTGTGGCTCAACTGCAGCAGCAGCTGCCCCCTACCGGAGGGTTTCAGCCTCCGCACCGTGCTGCCGCGGGGCGAGACGCTCAGTGGGCCCCATTGGGTATCCTACCAGCTGCTGGATGTGAGGGCCTGGAGCTCCGATGTGCAATGCTTCGTCACCTGCGCAGGAGAAACGCGGGAGGCCACCGCCAGGATTACCGCCTACA AACAGCCACGCAGCGTGATCCTGGAGCCTCCGGTCTTAGTGCGCGATGAGTACACTCTTCGCTGCCACGTGACGCACGTGTTCCCCGTGGGCTTCCTGGTGGTGACTCTGAGGCGCGGTGGTCAAGTCATCTACTCAGAAAGCCTGGAGCACTACACTAGCGTGGATCTGGCCAATGTGACGATGACTCACACCCTTCATGCCAGGCCCAGTGACTTCGGGCAGCCAGTGACCTGCCACGCCCACCTAAATCTCGATGGCCTGGTGGTCCTCAGTAGCTCGGCACCCATGATGCTGACAGCTTTTG CTTGGAGTCCCGCATCCAAAGCCTTGGCCTCCACCTCCATCGCAGTCTTTGTGGTGATCCATCTCGTCGTGGGGGCCCTCTACCTTCGAAAGTGCCTATTGATGCAGTCCCGGGCCTAG